In Polynucleobacter ibericus, a genomic segment contains:
- a CDS encoding amino acid permease encodes MQTEHTGLKRHLKVRHIRLMALGSTIGVGLFLGSASAIQIAGPSILLGYLLAGIVAFIVLRTLGEMAVHEPVAGSFAAYANSYVGPLAGYMVGWGYWTYWIVVGIAEVTAVGIYMGIWFPETPQWIWALSSIVMMGLINLIAVKVFGEFEFWFALIKVVAIVAMIALGGSVILFGFTNDWQPIGLSNLWQHGGFFPNGISGMLLSLQMVLFAYVGIEMIGLSAGEAENPQKTIPMAIDSLAWRILIFYMGAILVILAIFPWNQVGQHGSPFVVMFERLGLREAAGLINFVVITAALSSCNAGIFSGGRLLYSLSSNGYAPRSFSKLSKYGVPHRAVMSTVGVCMLGVVLNYFVPDKAFQYMMAAVTFIGLMVWIAILITQIQFRCSLSKSQVAQLAYRTPWWPYSSWFALAFIGLVVVLMGFHEDAQVALVVGPCLLGVYLVMFYVAGLHRKTVIEREFK; translated from the coding sequence TTGCAGACTGAACACACAGGCTTAAAACGCCATCTCAAAGTACGCCATATTCGTTTGATGGCATTAGGTTCCACGATCGGCGTAGGATTATTTCTTGGATCAGCAAGCGCCATTCAAATTGCTGGCCCATCCATTCTGCTGGGCTATTTACTTGCGGGTATCGTGGCCTTTATTGTCTTGCGCACGCTTGGCGAAATGGCTGTACACGAACCAGTAGCAGGTTCGTTTGCGGCATACGCCAATAGCTATGTTGGCCCGCTAGCGGGTTATATGGTGGGTTGGGGCTATTGGACCTATTGGATCGTAGTCGGTATTGCTGAGGTCACAGCAGTCGGTATTTATATGGGAATTTGGTTTCCGGAGACTCCGCAGTGGATTTGGGCGCTTTCCTCGATAGTGATGATGGGTTTAATCAACCTCATTGCGGTCAAAGTATTTGGTGAGTTCGAGTTTTGGTTCGCCCTGATCAAAGTGGTGGCAATCGTTGCAATGATTGCACTGGGAGGCTCAGTCATCTTATTTGGCTTTACCAATGACTGGCAGCCGATTGGCCTGAGTAATTTATGGCAACACGGCGGCTTCTTCCCGAATGGTATCAGCGGCATGTTGCTCTCACTGCAGATGGTCTTATTTGCATACGTTGGTATAGAGATGATTGGTCTTTCTGCTGGAGAGGCAGAGAACCCGCAGAAAACAATTCCGATGGCAATTGATTCTTTGGCTTGGCGCATTCTGATTTTTTACATGGGTGCAATTCTCGTGATCCTGGCCATCTTCCCGTGGAATCAAGTGGGGCAGCATGGCAGTCCATTTGTAGTGATGTTCGAGAGATTGGGTTTACGTGAAGCAGCAGGCTTGATTAACTTTGTTGTGATTACTGCAGCATTGTCCTCTTGTAATGCAGGCATCTTTAGTGGCGGGCGTTTGTTGTACTCCTTATCTTCTAATGGATATGCCCCTAGGTCTTTTTCAAAGTTGTCTAAGTACGGCGTTCCTCACCGTGCAGTAATGAGTACGGTGGGAGTGTGCATGTTGGGCGTCGTCCTCAATTATTTTGTACCCGATAAGGCCTTCCAATACATGATGGCTGCAGTGACGTTTATTGGTTTAATGGTCTGGATCGCAATCTTAATTACGCAGATTCAGTTCCGTTGCTCATTATCAAAATCCCAAGTAGCGCAGTTGGCTTATCGCACTCCTTGGTGGCCGTATTCCTCGTGGTTTGCTTTGGCATTTATTGGTTTAGTAGTCGTGCTGATGGGCTTTCACGAGGATGCACAGGTCGCATTAGTGGTGGGGCCGTGCTTATTGGGCGTGTATCTCGTAATGTTTTATGTTGCGGGCCTACATCGCAAAACTGTAATTGAGCGTGAATTTAAATAA
- a CDS encoding tRNA threonylcarbamoyladenosine dehydratase — protein MADDNIEGSLENRRFGGVSRLYGPELRERFLNATVVVAGLGGVGSWAAEALARTGIGHLVLIDFDHIAESNTNRQLHALEGQYGKAKVEAMTQRILQINPEIKLTSCDEFLEPENLDRLIPSNALVLDATDSVQTKIALSVWAVNNNRALVMCGAAGGKSDPTSVRCDDLSRTEQDALLAKVRQGLRQDHGFSRNLKKKIGIRAIYSHEPRAGASSGGLACSGYGSTVMVTAACGLAAAAEILNLISTQ, from the coding sequence ATGGCAGATGACAATATAGAAGGCAGCTTAGAAAATCGACGTTTTGGTGGGGTCTCGCGACTCTATGGACCAGAACTGCGTGAGCGCTTTCTCAATGCAACAGTGGTTGTGGCCGGTCTCGGAGGGGTTGGGTCTTGGGCAGCAGAGGCTCTAGCTCGCACTGGTATCGGGCATCTTGTTTTAATTGATTTTGATCACATTGCTGAGAGCAATACTAATCGTCAACTGCATGCTTTAGAAGGTCAGTATGGCAAGGCAAAAGTGGAGGCAATGACACAACGTATTTTGCAAATTAATCCAGAGATCAAGCTAACCTCATGCGATGAATTCCTAGAGCCAGAAAATCTAGATCGACTCATCCCATCAAATGCATTGGTATTGGATGCTACGGACTCTGTTCAAACTAAAATTGCTTTATCAGTTTGGGCTGTCAACAATAATCGTGCCTTAGTGATGTGTGGCGCAGCAGGTGGAAAATCAGACCCAACCTCAGTGCGCTGTGATGACCTGTCGCGCACTGAACAAGATGCTTTATTGGCTAAAGTTCGTCAAGGGCTTAGACAAGATCATGGTTTCTCTAGAAATCTGAAAAAGAAAATAGGCATTCGTGCGATCTACTCGCATGAACCACGGGCTGGTGCTTCTAGCGGTGGTTTGGCTTGTTCTGGTTATGGTTCCACGGTGATGGTCACAGCCGCTTGTGGTCTAGCCGCTGCGGCAGAAATTCTCAATCTCATTTCAACGCAGTAA